The Pyxidicoccus sp. MSG2 DNA segment GCTTCCAGCCGTTCCACGTGCACCGCGAGGAGCGGAACTTGCGCCTCGTGGTGAGTCACTTCGCGCAGCCGGTGGGCTTCTTCCAGGGCACGGTGAAGCTGGGCGGACGCACGCTGGAGCTGAACAACGTGCCCGGCGTCACCGAGGACCAGGACATGCTGTGGTGACGGGGTGGCCTCAGGCCGGACTCATCCTTCGCCGGACTGGCCGCGAGAGGCCCAGCACCCCGGCGTAGATGGCGGCGTCCGCGAGCAGGGCCAGCACGAGGTGCATCACACCCTCGTACCGGTCCAGGCTCCGGTAGCCCCAGGCATGTTCCAACTCCGTCGCGAGCAGCAGGAGCGACATGCCCTCGAACAACGCGAAGCGCAGCCAGCAGCGCCACGGGGCATCGTCAAACAGCAGTGAGGAGAGCAGGGCAATCAGGGCCGCGGGGAAGACCATCATCAGCAGCCTGATGCCCCAGAAGTCCTCCTTGGTTCCCTCGTACATCCCGTAGAAGGCCCAGAAGGCCGCGAAGCCTCCGCCGCAGAGGCACGCCACGTCGAACAGAATGCCCAATCCGTGTCTCAACCACTTCTGCACGGCCACCCCCTGGAAAGAGGCGTGAACCTACCGGCGGGAGTTGGTTACGGCACGGAACAAGCCCACGGCTCATCGATAACTCCTGGTTATCAATGAGGACGGGTGTCAGGGCGATGTGTGGATGAGCTCGGAAGTGAGCTTCCCCTCGGGACGGACCTGCTCCAGCCACTCCAGTTGTCCCCGGGCGTTGGCTCTCGCCCTCGCCGTGCTGGCGCCGACGGTCAGCGTGAGCGCGCTGGCGGATGAGTCACGGCGCAGGGTGAGCTCCAGCGGTGCGGTGACGTCGTCGGCCGGACGGTACACGTCGAGCACCACCTCCGGCCTGTCTCCGGGCAACAGCCACCTGCTCACGGCGAGGCGGACGTCGTCGTCCGTGGCGAGCCCCCGGTTCGAAGTGAAATTGCCCTTCAGGACGCGCGCACCCTGGCGGCCCTCGTAGCGGTACGTGGTGCCGGGGACGGTGAGCGCCTCCGGGCCGGCGGGCTCGGCGCCGCGGGCATTGCGCGTTGCTGCCTCACGCTGCGCGGTAGGCGCCCCGGGAGCGGCGGGGTCGCCGCGGGCACTGCGCGTGGCGGCTTCGTGCTGCGCGGTAGGCGCCCCGGGAGCGGCGGGGGCGCCACCGGACGGGGGGCGGGTTGCCGGCTCCTTCTCGCGCCGCAAGGTCACCTGCATGGTCAGGGCGCCATCCTCCGCCCGCGCATGACGCAGCTCCGTCAGGTGGCCCCGCTCGTCGGTGAGCGTGGTGGTGGTGATGTCCTCCGCTCTCTGCGTGCCGTCCGCGCCTGGCAGCAGCAGGCTGGTGGTGGACTCGGTGCGCGTGCGGCCGGGCGCCTCGCTCCTCGACGTGCGCCACTCGAAGCCGGCGAGCTGACCGTCCAGCTTCAGCACGTGGAGCTCCTCGCCTTGCTCGGACGCACGCGGGTGGCCCGGCGCCTGGAGCGTGCGGGCCAGGTCCAGGGTGATGCGGCGGAACGTCCGCGCGTAGCCGGGCTCGTCGTGGGCGCACAGCAGCGGCAACTCGCGGCTCGTGCTGACCATCAGCTTCATCTGCCCCGGCGCGGTCGTTTCGTAGTCCACGCGGAAGAACAGGGCCGGTGCTCCCTCCACCACGGCGACCTCCGTGGGCTGCATGCGCCGCACCGTGACGCCCGGGCCTTCACTCACCGCCTTCGCCACCGCGAGCAGCGCGCCCGCGGCGTCGAGCGGCCGCTCATAGACGAAGCACGCCAGCGCGGCCCCGGTGCCCAGCGGAATGTCGATGCGCGTGGAGCCCTCATTGCGCGCCAGCGTGGGCGGCGCGCTGGCCTCCACCTCCGCGGTGAAGACGCGCTCGGGTGAGTCCACGCGGTGCTTCGGCAGTGGTGGCAGCTCACGCGCGAAGGCCCCCGTGGGCTCGGGTTCGCCCGGCGCGGTGGAACCCCCCGTGGTGGAGTTCCCCGCCTGCGTCCCAGGCTGTCCGGCTCCCGGCCGGGAGGTCCGTGATGGGCTGGCGCAGGCGGTGGCGAGGCACAGCAGGAGGACGAGTTGACGCATCGGTGGGCTCGGAGCTCGGAAAGGAGGGCCACGGGATGACGCCAGTCCGACCCCGCTCCCGGTCCGGCGGCGTCTCGAGGGCGTCCTGTTCGGAATTGTCGGGGGTTTTTGCGGCGACAAATCTCCCGACATTTCCGAACAGCACGCTCCCGGACCACTCCGGGCCCGCTCACCCTCCCGTGGCGCGGCCCCGGCGTGACTCGACGATGGCGCGGAAGGAGCGGCTGCGCAGCTCCTCCAGCGTGAGGCCCGCGGCGAGCACCTCATCCTGGTTGAGGGCGCCGCAGCTCAGCCCGCGCAGGAAGAAGTTGAGCAGTCCCTGCCCGGTGGCCGCGTCGTCGAACACGTCGCCCACCAGCGTGGCCTGCGCGGCCTTCTCCAGGAACGCCTTCAGCCTGCGCGAGGCGGCGTCCAGCCCCTCCAGGAAGAACGCGTACACCGCCGCATAGCGCACGGGCAGCTGCCCCGGATGCAAATCCCACCCCTGGTACCACGCGCGCTCCAGCGAGTGGCGGATGTGCCGGTACGACAGCTGCCACACCCGGTGCACCGCCTCCATGTTCTCCCGCCGCTGCGTGGGCAGCACCGACTCCTCGCCCTGCGCCTTGTGTGGGGGCACCGGCATGACGTGGGTGGCGCCGTCGGCCAGCATGACGCCGGTGCCGGCGAGCGACACCTGCACCACGTCCCGCAGGAAGTCACAGGTCGGGTGCAGCATGCTCTGCACGTGCGCGCTGACGCTGAGGGCCGCGGTGTAGTCGTACACGCCCAGGTGCACGCTGGTGCAGCGCCCCGCGGCCGCCGCCACCAGCCGGGGCAGGTGCAGCCGTCCCTCCACGTCGAACAGGGCCTGCGGCGTCTCCACCATCAGCTCCAGGCCCAGCGAGCCCGGCGTCAGCCCCTTCTCCGTCTCGAAGACCTCCAGCATTCGCGCGAGCGCCGCCACCTGCTCCGGCAGAGACACCTTGGGCAGCGTGACGACGAAGGACGGCGGCAGCTTCCCGCCCGTGCGCTCCATCAGGGTGGTGAGGAACAAATCCAGCGTGCGCGAGGAGCGCTCGAACAATTCCTCCGAGAAGGACTTCACCCGGATGCCGATGAACGGCGGCAGCGAGCCCTGCTCCAGGCCGAGCGCCAGCTCCTCGGCGGCGGAGATGGCGTGCCCGTCCTCCTCCGCGTCGGGGCGGTGGCCGTAGCCGTCCTCGAAGTCGATGCGCAGGTCCTCTACCGGCTCGCGCTCGAGCTTGTCCACCACGCGCCCGTAGACGCGCTGGGCGAAGCGGCCGCGCTGGGGCAGCCCCAGGCCGTGGGCCAGCTCGGCCGCGTCTGGCGCGTACTCCTTCAGCGCGGCGAGCGCGAGGTCCCCCAGCTTCCGCGCCGTGTTGGCGCGGAAGAGGTGGGCCCCGCCGTACACCACGTGTACAGGTTGCCGGCGCGGCGACTCGCCGGGGTACGTCCGCTCGAAGGCGGCGTTGGCCCGGCGCAGGGCCTCGCGGGCGGTGGAGAGGCTGGCGGGCGTCAGCGTCGTCTTCACGGCTGCTTCTTCAGCCAGGCGGACACCTCGGAAGCGCAGCGCTCACGCAGCGCCACGTCCTGGGACAGCCGCTCCAGTGTCTGCGCGGTGGCCTGCTGTGCCTCGGGGACGGGGTGGGCCTGGAGGAGCGCCTTCATCTGCTCCAGGTGCTCGCGCGTGCGCAGCATGCCCATGGCCTCGACGATGCGGCGCAGCAGCATGGGCGCGCTGCCCGTGCGGGCCGTCACGTCCTTCCACCGCTTCTGCATCTGCGCCCACCAGCCCTCGCGGCCGGTGCGGTTGCCCAGCAGGCCCGCGATGAAGCTGGCCACGTCCTGCGTCTTCACCGTGTCGGTGAAGAGCAGCCCCTGCGCGCGCTCGGCCAGGGCCTTGTCCTCGAAGCCGGCGAGCGCCATGAGGTAGCGGCGCTGCGTGGCCGGGTCCGGCTCCTTCGGCATCCGCTGGAGGAACGTCTCGAAGAGGGCCGTGTCCCCGGCGCGCGCCACCATGGCCACCGCCGCGTCCAGCAGGTTGGGCTCCAGCGCGTCCTTGTCGCCGTCCAGCATGCGGGCCACGCGCGGGCGGGCCTCCGCGAGCGCCTCGGGGCTGCGCGCCAGGCCGCCCATCGCGCGCACCAGCGCCGCGCGCCGCAGCTTCACCCGGTCCGACTCGCCCTTCGCCGCCTGCCAGCCCACGCGCTTGAGCCCGGGGCCGAGCAGCCGCTCCACCCACCTGCGGAAGCGCTCCTGCTCCTCGCCGTCCATCAGCCGGCCCTCCACGTACCCCAGCCGGCCCACCAGTTCGTCCAGGACGGAGTCGTCCTCCTCGTCGCCGAAGCGGCCGGCCAGGTCGAGCAGGTCGGCAATCGACGCCTGCCCGGAGCGCACCAGGGCCCACTGGTCCGCCAGCAGGGAGATGCGCTCGGAGGGCGCGAGCCCCTTCACGTTCGCCGCCAGCTTCTCCAGCGCGGGCTTGTCGTACGCCACGCGGTAGAAGCCGGTGGAGCCGGCGTTGGCGGTGAGCCACTTCACCTCGCCCGAGCCCTCCAGCTTCACCGCGGCCTGCGCGTCACGCAGCAGCACGCGCTGCTCGCGCACGCCCGTGCCGTCCTCGAAGCGCAGCACCATGGGCACCGGCCACTTCTCGCCGCTCTGCACGCCCGGCTCCGAGTAGAAGCGCCGCTGCGACAGGTGCAGGGTGCGCCCGTCCAGCTTCGCCGTCACGAGCGGGAAGCCGCTCTGGCCCACCCACGCGGTGGCCAGCTCCTCCACCGGCTGCTTCGCGGCCTCGCCCAGCGCGTTCCAGAGGTCTTCCTTCACCGCGTTGGCGCGCGCGTGCTTGCGCATGTACTGGCGGATGCCCTCGCGGAAGGGGCCCTCTCCGAGGAAGCCCTCAATCATCCGCAGCACCGCGCCGCCCTTCTCGTACGTAATCGCGTCGAAGCTCTCACCGGCCTCGCTCGCGTTGCGCACCTCGCCGTGGATGGGGTGCGTGGACTTGAGCGCGTCCAGGTGCAGCGCGCTGGCACGGTGCGCGTCGAAGTCCAGCCACATGCGCCACTCGGGGCGCCACTGGTCGACAATCTTGAAGGCCATCCACGTGGCGAAGGCCTCGTTCAGCCAGAGGTCGTCCCACCACACCATGGTGACCCAGTTGCCGAACCACTGGTGCGCCAGCTCGTGTGTCACCACCTCCGCCACGCGCTTCTGCACGGACAGCGGCGCGGTGGACGGGTCCAGGAGCAGCGCCACCTCGCGGTAGGTGATGAGGCCGGCGTTCTCCATGGCGCCCGCCTCGAAGTCCGGAATGCCCACCTGGTCCACCTTGGTGAAGGCATAGGGCAGGCCGAAGTAGTCCTGGAGCCGGGGCAGCACGTTGAGGGCCACGTCCTGGCCGAAGCGTGTCAGGTGCGCCTTCTCCGGCAGGGACCAGGTGCGCACCGGGACGCCCTGGACCTGTTCCGCGTCGGTGCCCACCAACGGGCCCACGACGAGGGCGATGAGGTAGCTGCTCAGCACCTCCGTCTCCTGGAACGTCACCTTGCGCAGGCCTGCGTCCTGCTCCTCCTTCACCACCGGGCTGTTGCCCAGCACGGTGAGCCCCTGCGGCACGCGCACGGAGAGGGCCCACTTCGCCTTGAAGGCCGGCTCGTCGAAGCAGGGG contains these protein-coding regions:
- a CDS encoding DUF6986 family protein, with product MKTTLTPASLSTAREALRRANAAFERTYPGESPRRQPVHVVYGGAHLFRANTARKLGDLALAALKEYAPDAAELAHGLGLPQRGRFAQRVYGRVVDKLEREPVEDLRIDFEDGYGHRPDAEEDGHAISAAEELALGLEQGSLPPFIGIRVKSFSEELFERSSRTLDLFLTTLMERTGGKLPPSFVVTLPKVSLPEQVAALARMLEVFETEKGLTPGSLGLELMVETPQALFDVEGRLHLPRLVAAAAGRCTSVHLGVYDYTAALSVSAHVQSMLHPTCDFLRDVVQVSLAGTGVMLADGATHVMPVPPHKAQGEESVLPTQRRENMEAVHRVWQLSYRHIRHSLERAWYQGWDLHPGQLPVRYAAVYAFFLEGLDAASRRLKAFLEKAAQATLVGDVFDDAATGQGLLNFFLRGLSCGALNQDEVLAAGLTLEELRSRSFRAIVESRRGRATGG
- a CDS encoding M1 family metallopeptidase; translation: MAHPTEDKNFRLPNTIRPRRHVATVTLDLDARTFSGQQTIELELAEPAKEIILHAIALQLGEVTFRAGGEQRKPSSLQPMAQSETVVLRFDTPLPAGAASLDVAWTGRFTEGLRGLYQAGKVAATQFEAADARRLFPCFDEPAFKAKWALSVRVPQGLTVLGNSPVVKEEQDAGLRKVTFQETEVLSSYLIALVVGPLVGTDAEQVQGVPVRTWSLPEKAHLTRFGQDVALNVLPRLQDYFGLPYAFTKVDQVGIPDFEAGAMENAGLITYREVALLLDPSTAPLSVQKRVAEVVTHELAHQWFGNWVTMVWWDDLWLNEAFATWMAFKIVDQWRPEWRMWLDFDAHRASALHLDALKSTHPIHGEVRNASEAGESFDAITYEKGGAVLRMIEGFLGEGPFREGIRQYMRKHARANAVKEDLWNALGEAAKQPVEELATAWVGQSGFPLVTAKLDGRTLHLSQRRFYSEPGVQSGEKWPVPMVLRFEDGTGVREQRVLLRDAQAAVKLEGSGEVKWLTANAGSTGFYRVAYDKPALEKLAANVKGLAPSERISLLADQWALVRSGQASIADLLDLAGRFGDEEDDSVLDELVGRLGYVEGRLMDGEEQERFRRWVERLLGPGLKRVGWQAAKGESDRVKLRRAALVRAMGGLARSPEALAEARPRVARMLDGDKDALEPNLLDAAVAMVARAGDTALFETFLQRMPKEPDPATQRRYLMALAGFEDKALAERAQGLLFTDTVKTQDVASFIAGLLGNRTGREGWWAQMQKRWKDVTARTGSAPMLLRRIVEAMGMLRTREHLEQMKALLQAHPVPEAQQATAQTLERLSQDVALRERCASEVSAWLKKQP